Proteins encoded in a region of the Raphanus sativus cultivar WK10039 chromosome 8, ASM80110v3, whole genome shotgun sequence genome:
- the LOC108820923 gene encoding putative pentatricopeptide repeat-containing protein At1g03510: MSMSSWYTKLISLTKQLSSYANQGSHEQALNLFRQMHSSFALPLDAHVFSLALKSCAAAFHPVLGESIHAHAVKSNFLSNPYVGSALLDVYGKCVSVSHARKLFDKIPQRNAVVWNAMISHYTHCGKIREAVELYEAMDVMPNESSFNAIIKGLVGTEDGSYKAIGFYRKMIEFRFRPTLITLLALVSACSVIGALRLIKEIHSYAFRNMIEPHPQLKSGLVEAYGRCGSIDYVKLVFESMVQRDVVAWSSLVSAYALHGDAESALKTFQEMESANVRPDDIAFLNVLKACSHAGLADEALGYFKRIHEGYGLRASKDHYSCLVDVLSRVGRFEEAYKVIQAMPEKPTAKTWGALLGACRNYGEVELAEIAAKELWKIEPENPANYVLLGKIYMSVGRQEEAERLRMEMRDRGVKVSPGSSWCLFKD; encoded by the coding sequence ATGTCCATGTCCTCCTGGTACACTAAATTGATCTCTCTCACTAAACAATTGAGTTCATACGCGAACCAAGGCAGCCATGAACAAGCTCTCAATCTCTTCCGCCAAATGCACTCTTCTTTCGCCTTACCTCTTGACGCACACGTCTTCTCACTCGCCCTCAAATCCTGCGCCGCAGCCTTCCATCCTGTCCTCGGCGAATCCATCCATGCCCACGCCGTCAAATCGAACTTCCTCTCAAACCCATATGTGGGGTCCGCGCTACTCGATGTTTATGGTAAATGCGTCTCTGTTTCTCACGCTCGCAAACTGTTCGACAAAATTCCCCAGAGGAATGCTGTTGTGTGGAACGCTATGATTTCACATTATACTCACTGTGGGAAGATCAGGGAAGCGGTTGAGCTGTACGAGGCAATGGATGTTATGCCAAATGAGTCTTCTTTCAATGCTATCATTAAGGGTTTGGTTGGTACAGAGGATGGGTCTTATAAGGCAATTGGATTCTATAGGAAGATGATTGAGTTTAGATTCAGGCCTACTTTGATTACACTTCTTGCGCTAGTATCAGCTTGTTCTGTTATCGGGGCGCTTCGGTTGATAAAAGAGATTCATTCTTATGCTTTTAGGAATATGATTGAGCCGCATCCGCAGTTGAAAAGCGGGTTAGTAGAGGCGTATGGGAGGTGCGGAAGCATTGATTATGTCAAACTGGTGTTTGAGAGCATGGTTCAGAGGGATGTGGTTGCTTGGAGTAGCTTGGTGTCTGCTTATGCGCTTCACGGTGACGCTGAATCTGCTCTCAAAACATTTCAAGAAATGGAATCCGCTAATGTACGACCTGATGACATAGCGTTTTTGAACGTGCTAAAGGCTTGTAGTCACGCTGGGTTAGCTGATGAGGCTCTTGGTTACTTTAAGAGGATACATGAGGGTTACGGTTTGCGTGCAAGCAAGGACCATTACTCGTGTTTGGTGGATGTCTTAAGCAGAGTAGGAAGGTTTGAAGAAGCTTACAAAGTGATTCAAGCTATGCCTGAGAAGCCAACGGCTAAGACATGGGGCGCTCTTCTTGGAGCTTGTAGGAACTACGGGGAGGTTGAGCTAGCAGAGATTGCTGCAAAGGAACTGTGGAAGATAGAGCCGGAGAATCCAGCGAATTATGTGTTGTTGGGGAAGATATATATGAGTGTTGGAAGACAAGAAGAGGCAGAGAGGCTTAGAATGGAGATGAGAGATAGAGGAGTGAAGGTTTCACCTGGTAGTAGTTGGTGCTTGTTCAAGGATTGA
- the LOC108818696 gene encoding pentatricopeptide repeat-containing protein At1g03540 — translation MNYIPKRHFSQCLTPSISLSSPTKQSRILELCKSGRLADAIRILKTSDSFEISAKPNLYASLLQTCTKVLSFTHGIQFHAHVVKSGLETDRYVGNSLLALYFKLGSDMRETRRVFDGMFVKDAISWTSMMSGYVRGKEHVKALEVFGEMVSFGLEPNAFTLSAAVKACSEIGDVVLGKCFHCVVITRGFEWNRVISSTLAFMYGANQEPADARRVFDEMPEPDVFCWTAVLSAYSKNDLYEEALGLFYVGNRGKGLVPDVSTFGTVLTACGNLRRVKRGKEIHGKLITNGISSNVVVESSLLDMYGKCGSVREARQVFNGMSKKNTVSWSALLGGYCQNGEHERVVEMFREMEEKDLYCFGTVLKACAGLAAVRLGKEVHGQYVRRGCRDNVIVESALVDLYGKSGCVDFATRVYSKMAIRNMITWNAMLSALAQNGRGKEAVGFFNDMVKKGIKPDYISFIAVLTACSHTGLVEEGRNYFAMMTKSYGIKPGTEHYSCMIDLLGRAGLFEEAENMLERAECRDDASLWGVLLGPCAANPDALAIAERIAKRMMELEPKYHMSYVLLSNMYKSIGRHGDALKIRRLMVRRGVTKTIGQSWIDAH, via the coding sequence ATGAATTATATTCCGAAGCGCCATTTCAGTCAATGTCTTACGCCGTCAATCTCACTTTCTTCTCCGACTAAACAGTCTCGGATCCTTGAACTCTGTAAATCAGGTCGCCTCGCGGACGCTATTCGGATACTAAAAACATCAGACTCTTTTGAGATCTCTGCAAAACCGAATCTCTACGCTTCCCTCCTGCAAACATGCACCAAAGTCTTATCCTTTACCCACGGCATTCAGTTTCACGCTCACGTCGTCAAATCCGGTCTGGAGACGGACCGGTACGTTGGGAACAGCTTGCTCGCTCTGTACTTCAAACTGGGTTCTGATATGAGAGAGACACGGAGAGTTTTCGACGGGATGTTCGTGAAAGACGCGATCTCGTGGACTTCGATGATGTCCGGATACGTCAGAGGTAAGGAACACGTCAAGGCGCTTGAGGTGTTCGGTGAGATGGTGAGTTTTGGTTTGGAGCCGAACGCGTTTACGTTGTCTGCGGCGGTTAAGGCGTGTTCTGAGATCGGAGATGTTGTCCTAGGGAAGTGCTTCCATTGTGTTGTGATCACTCGTGGGTTCGAATGGAACCGTGTTATCTCTAGCACGTTAGCGTTTATGTATGGCGCGAATCAAGAACCTGCTGATGCACGCCGtgtgttcgacgaaatgcctgAACCAGATGTTTTTTGTTGGACGGCTGTCCTCTCTGCTTACTCTAAGAACGACTTGTACGAGGAAGCTTTGGGGCTTTTCTACGTGGGGAATAGGGGAAAAGGGTTGGTGCCTGATGTGTCTACGTTTGGAACTGTTTTGACGGCTTGTGGTAACCTGAGGAGGGTGAAGCGAGGGAAAGAGATTCACGGGAAGCTTATAACGAATGGGATAAGTAGCAATGTAGTTGTGGAGAGTAGTCTTTTAGATATGTATGGTAAATGCGGATCGGTGCGGGAAGCTAGGCAAGTGTTCAATGGGATGTCAAAGAAGAACACTGTATCTTGGTCTGCTTTACTCGGGGGATACTGTCAGAACGGAGAGCACGAGAGAGTTGTTGAGATGTTCAGGGAAATGGAAGAGAAAGATCTCTACTGTTTCGGGACTGTACTTAAGGCTTGTGCTGGTTTGGCGGCGGTAAGACTTGGGAAAGAGGTTCACGGCCAGTACGTTAGGAGAGGCTGTCGTGATAATGTGATTGTGGAATCGGCTTTAGTTGACTTGTATGGAAAATCTGGTTGCGTTGATTTTGCTACTCGTGTGTACTCCAAGATGGCGATCAGGAACATGATAACGTGGAATGCAATGCTATCTGCGCTGGCTCAGAATGGAAGAGGTAAAGAAGCTGTCGGCTTCTTCAATGATATGGTCAAAAAGGGGATCAAGCCTGACTACATCAGTTTTATCGCGGTTCTCACTGCATGTAGTCATACGGGTTTGGTTGAGGAAGGACGAAACTACTTTGCGATGATGACTAAGAGTTACGGGATTAAACCAGGTACTGAGCATTACAGTTGCATGATTGACCTTCTAGGCCGTGCAGGATTGTTTGAAGAAGCAGAGAATATGTTGGAGAGAGCAGAGTGTAGAGACGATGCGTCTCTGTGGGGTGTTCTGCTTGGACCTTGTGCTGCAAATCCGGATGCCTTGGCTATTGCTGAACGAATTGCAAAGAGAATGATGGAGTTGGAACCAAAGTACCACATGAGTTATGTGCTTCTAAGTAACATGTACAAGTCGATTGGTCGCCATGGTGATGCACTCAAGATTCGTAGGTTGATGGTGAGAAGAGGAGTAACAAAGACTATTGGACAGAGCTGGATTGATGCGCATTAG
- the LOC108837379 gene encoding LRR receptor-like serine/threonine-protein kinase ERL1, which produces MRFTQLLWCVLLLLRFGFLAEAILNPVDFLALQAIRKSLHDLPGSNYFRSWDFTSDPCSFAGVYCDGDKVVSLNLGDPRAGSPGLSGRINPAIGKLSALTELSIVPGRIMGALPATISQLKDLRFLAISRNFISGEIPASLGEVRRLRTLDLSYNQLTGTISPAIGSLPELSNLILCHNHLTGSIPPFLSHTLTRIDLKRNSLTGSLSPASFPPSLQYLSLAWNQLTGPVDRVLLRLNQINYLDLSLNRLTGTIPGRIFAFPITSLQLQRNFFYGYIQPASQVTIPTVDLSYNRFSGWISPLLSSVQNLYLNSNRFTGEVPTSFVERLLSASIHTLYLQHNFLTGIQISPAAEIPASSSLCLQYNCMVLPLQTPCPLKAGSQKARPITQCNQWRG; this is translated from the coding sequence ATGAGATTTACACAGTTGCTTTGGTGTGTGTTGCTTCTACTCCGATTCGGATTCTTAGCGGAGGCTATTCTCAACCCTGTCGATTTCTTGGCTCTGCAAGCAATTCGTAAATCTCTCCATGATCTGCCAGGTTCCAATTACTTCCGGTCTTGGGATTTCACCTCTGATCCCTGCAGCTTCGCCGGCGTCTACTGCGACGGAGACAAAGTGGTTTCTCTCAACCTCGGGGATCCCAGAGCCGGCTCACCCGGTTTATCCGGTCGAATCAACCCGGCGATAGGCAAGCTCTCTGCTCTCACGGAGCTCTCCATTGTCCCCGGCAGAATCATGGGTGCTTTACCGGCAACAATCTCTCAGTTAAAAGACCTCCGCTTCCTCGCAATCAGCCGGAATTTCATCTCCGGCGAGATTCCGGCGAGCCTCGGCGAAGTCCGCCGTCTCAGAACACTCGATTTGAGCTACAATCAGCTCACCGGAACCATTTCGCCGGCGATCGGATCGTTACCTGAGCTCTCCAATTTGATTCTCTGCCACAATCACTTAACCGGATCAATCCCTCCGTTTCTCTCACATACTCTAACGCGAATCGATCTCAAACGCAACAGCCTCACCGGCTCACTCTCTCCCGCGTCTTTCCCTCCCTCGCTGCAATACCTCTCACTCGCATGGAACCAGTTAACCGGACCAGTGGACCGGGTTTTACTTCGATTAAACCAGATTAACTACCTCGATCTCAGCTTAAACCGGCTAACCGGTACAATTCCCGGTCGAATCTTTGCCTTTCCAATCACAAGCCTCCAGTTACAACGCAATTTCTTCTACGGATACATTCAGCCAGCAAGTCAAGTGACGATCCCAACCGTTGATCTCAGCTACAATCGATTCTCCGGCTGGATATCTCCGCTTCTCTCAAGCGTCCAGAATCTCTACCTGAACAGCAATCGGTTCACCGGAGAAGTCCCAACGAGCTTTGTGGAGAGGCTGTTATCAGCGAGCATACATACGCTGTATTTGCAGCATAACTTTCTGACGGGAATACAGATTAGTCCGGCCGCCGAAATCCCGGCGAGCAGCTCGCTGTGTTTGCAGTATAACTGCATGGTTCTGCCATTACAGACGCCGTGTCCGCTTAAGGCTGGCTCACAGAAGGCTAGGCCCATTACACAATGCAACCAATGGCGAGGATAA
- the LOC108818695 gene encoding LOW QUALITY PROTEIN: secretory carrier-associated membrane protein 2 (The sequence of the model RefSeq protein was modified relative to this genomic sequence to represent the inferred CDS: inserted 2 bases in 1 codon): protein MARHDPNPFADEEINPFANYTNVPPASNSYLKPLPPEPYDRGATVDIPLDSAKDLRAREMELQAKENELKRKEQELKRREDAIARTGVVIEEKNWPDFFPLIHHDIPNEIPVHLQKIQYVAFTTLLGNVKATLDCCNKSQIXKKVKRLKLFNYAGLVGCLLWNFVAVTVAWIKGEGPTIWLMSIIYFIAGVPGAYVLWYRPLYRATRTDSALKFGAFFFFYVFHIAFCGFAAVAPPVIFQGKSLTGFLPALELLTTNAAVGIMYFIGAGFFCVETLLNIWVIQQVYAYFRGSGKAAEMKREAAKSTLMRAL, encoded by the exons ATGGCACGTCATGATCCTAATCCATTTGCTGATGAAGAGATCAATCCTTTTGCG AATTATACAAATGTTCCTCCTGCAAGCAACTCATATCTCAAGCCGCTTCCACCGGAACCTTATGACCGTGGTGCAACCGTTGATATCCCTTTGGATTCCGCCAAG GATCTTCGAGCTAGAGAGATGGAACTCCAGGCTAAAGAGAACGAGTTGAAGCGGAAAGAGCAG GAGCttaaaagaagagaagatgcaATAGCTCGAA CTGGAGTAGTCATTGAGGAAAAGAATTGGCCAGATTTTTTCCCTTTAATTCATCATGACATTCCAAATGAGATTCCGGTTCATTTACAGAAGATTCAATATGTCGCATTCACCACATTGTTAGGTAACGTAAAGGCGACCTTAGACTGCTGCAACAAGTCacagat aaaaaaagttaaaagactAAAACTATTTAACTATGCAGGATTAGTAGGATGTCTTTTGTGGAATTTTGTGGCAGTAACTGTGGCTTGGATCAAAGGAGAAG GTCCCACTATATGGCTTATGTCAATCATCTACTTCATTGCTGGGGTCCCTGGGGCTTACGTCTTATGGTATCGTCCTCTTTACAGAGCTACCAG AACTGATAGTGCCCTGAAGTTTGgagcttttttcttcttttacgtG TTTCACATTGCGTTCTGCGGCTTTGCTGCAGTTGCTCCACCAGTCATCTTTCAAGGGAAGTCTCTCAC AGGTTTCTTGCCGGCACTTGAGCTTCTTACTACTAATGCTGCGGTCGGG ATAATGTACTTCATTGGAGCGGGTTTCTTCTGCGTCGAAACACTTCTCAATATCTGGGTGATTCAGCAAGTATATGCATACTTCCGAGGGAGTGGCAAAGCTGCAGAGATGAAGCGCGAAGCTGCAAAGTCGACCTTGATGCGTGCACTTTGA